One Methylosinus sp. C49 DNA segment encodes these proteins:
- a CDS encoding class I SAM-dependent methyltransferase produces the protein MTEEQTADFSPRSSKTEKANREAFARVFSSSPIPPAELVYSQLSLYLSRQELSRMLTLSDLYRSHVLETNGSLFEFGTCYGRTAALLTNLRAIFEPYNFTRKLAVFDTFAGLAGCSAKDGTHESAQDGAYSSGAGYENHLAAVLRHHESEAPIAHIGKHEIVKGDAAQTLDAYLRRHPETIVALAYFDFDIYAPTKACLERLRPHLTRRSVLVFDQLNCPEYPGETVALAEVFGLGRCDIRRSPLTPWISYVVAGDLIG, from the coding sequence ATGACCGAAGAGCAGACCGCCGATTTCTCGCCGCGCTCGTCGAAAACCGAGAAAGCCAATCGCGAGGCCTTCGCGCGCGTCTTCTCCTCCTCGCCGATCCCGCCGGCCGAGCTCGTCTATTCACAGCTGTCGCTCTATCTGAGCCGGCAGGAACTGTCCCGCATGCTGACCTTGAGCGACCTCTATCGCAGCCATGTGCTCGAGACGAACGGCTCGCTGTTCGAATTCGGCACCTGCTATGGCCGCACGGCCGCGCTGCTCACCAATCTGCGGGCGATTTTCGAACCCTATAATTTCACCCGCAAGCTCGCCGTTTTCGATACATTCGCAGGCCTCGCCGGCTGTTCGGCCAAGGACGGAACGCACGAATCTGCGCAGGACGGCGCCTACAGCTCCGGCGCGGGCTACGAGAACCATCTCGCCGCCGTCCTGCGCCATCACGAATCCGAAGCGCCGATCGCGCATATCGGCAAGCACGAGATCGTCAAGGGCGACGCGGCGCAGACGCTCGACGCCTATCTGCGGCGTCATCCCGAGACGATTGTCGCGCTGGCCTATTTCGATTTCGACATTTATGCGCCGACCAAAGCCTGCCTGGAGCGTCTGCGCCCGCATCTGACGCGACGCTCCGTGCTGGTCTTCGATCAGCTCAACTGCCCGGAATATCCGGGCGAGACCGTCGCGCTCGCGGAGGTCTTCGGCCTCGGCCGCTGCGACATTCGGCGCTCGCCGCTGACGCCCTGGATATCCTATGTCGTCGCCGGCGATCTGATCGGGTGA
- a CDS encoding GtrA family protein, translated as MADNKRDFRSSVAALALAPSPRALRFFAVGLLNTAFGYAIFYFVWRATQDSTIAAGVSTAIGALFNFLSIGRLVFGSADPRFLGRFIAVYAALFMVDALALLALEHFGAEAALAQAALTPVLATLSYLLNRDFVFRMGAGGA; from the coding sequence TTGGCAGACAACAAGCGTGACTTCCGATCGAGCGTCGCGGCGCTCGCTCTCGCGCCGAGCCCGCGGGCGCTGCGATTTTTCGCCGTCGGCCTGCTCAACACGGCCTTCGGCTATGCGATCTTCTATTTCGTCTGGCGCGCCACGCAGGATTCGACCATCGCGGCCGGCGTCTCCACCGCGATCGGCGCATTGTTCAATTTTCTCTCCATCGGCCGCCTCGTCTTCGGCTCCGCCGATCCTCGCTTTCTCGGCCGCTTCATCGCCGTCTATGCGGCGCTCTTCATGGTCGATGCGCTGGCCCTTCTCGCGCTCGAGCATTTCGGCGCCGAGGCGGCGCTCGCTCAGGCGGCGCTGACGCCCGTTCTCGCAACGCTCTCCTATCTCCTCAATCGCGACTTCGTTTTCCGCATGGGAGCCGGCGGCGCATGA
- a CDS encoding glycosyltransferase family 2 protein, whose product MKTISIVTPCYNEELNIRECHAAVAALFDGELKDYRREHVFCDNASTDRTAEILRELAAADPCVKVILNARNFGPMRSNFNGVMAASGDAVLLLMPADLQDPPELLPRFVKLWEDGAEIVYGIRQTREERALMRTLRGLYYRLLTGMSEFSLPPGVGDCQLVDRKVVDAMRRIDDAYPFMRMMTFECGFKAVGVPYTWVERRRGVSKNSLLHLVDQGMNGLVTFSLAPLRFVLFLGFAIAGLSLAYAFVSLVLGLVYFRTLAPPGVMTIIVAVFFFGGVQLFSIGILAEYILAIHGQVRRKPVVFERERINF is encoded by the coding sequence ATGAAGACCATCTCCATCGTCACGCCCTGCTACAATGAAGAGCTGAACATTCGCGAATGCCATGCGGCGGTCGCAGCGCTCTTCGACGGCGAGCTGAAAGACTATCGCCGCGAGCATGTGTTCTGCGACAACGCCTCCACCGACCGCACCGCCGAAATATTGCGCGAGCTCGCCGCCGCCGATCCTTGCGTGAAGGTCATTCTCAACGCCCGCAATTTCGGGCCGATGCGCTCCAACTTCAATGGCGTGATGGCCGCGAGCGGCGATGCGGTTCTGCTGCTCATGCCGGCCGATCTGCAAGATCCTCCCGAATTGCTCCCGCGCTTCGTGAAGCTCTGGGAGGACGGCGCCGAAATCGTCTATGGCATTCGCCAGACGCGCGAGGAGCGTGCGCTGATGCGCACGTTGCGTGGACTCTACTACCGGCTGCTGACCGGAATGTCGGAATTCTCGCTTCCGCCCGGCGTCGGCGATTGCCAGCTCGTCGACCGCAAGGTCGTCGACGCGATGCGCCGCATCGACGACGCCTATCCTTTCATGCGCATGATGACTTTCGAATGCGGCTTCAAAGCGGTCGGCGTGCCCTACACATGGGTCGAACGCCGTCGTGGCGTTTCGAAGAACTCGCTCCTGCATCTCGTCGATCAGGGAATGAACGGGCTCGTGACCTTCAGTCTCGCGCCGCTGCGATTCGTGCTGTTCCTCGGCTTCGCCATCGCAGGCCTGTCGCTCGCCTACGCCTTCGTCAGCCTCGTCCTGGGCCTCGTCTACTTCCGAACGCTCGCGCCGCCCGGCGTGATGACGATCATCGTCGCTGTGTTCTTCTTCGGCGGCGTGCAGCTCTTCTCGATCGGCATTCTCGCGGAATACATCCTCGCCATTCACGGGCAGGTGAGGCGCAAGCCCGTGGTGTTCGAGCGCGAACGCATCAATTTCTGA